A region of the Stieleria neptunia genome:
AACGGCAACCACACCGGCGGGCGATCGGACTCGGGAATTTGGTCCATACCGGGAACCGGTTTGCCGGGATCGTTGTAGACCATCAAGCTCAGCAACCAGGGCACGCGGATGCCGAAGTGCACGGTTTCGTTTTCGGCATCCGGCCAGCCGAACAGGTACAGGCCCGTCGGCTGGTCGGTCGTTTCAAAATGTGCCTCCATCGCGGCCAGCTTGGCCGGCTGGGTTTCGATCAATTTCTGGGCCGAGTCGTGTCCGGACAAGGCGGCCAGCAAGGTGAACGCCAACGCGCTGGGCAGGGCGATCGAAAGGCAACGCCGTGCGACGTCTTCATGACGCTGCTTCAACAAATAAAACGAACACACCGAAGCGACGAAGAAGGCGCCCAACACCAGCGCACCGATCACGGTGTGCGTCAATCGATCCACCGACGACGGATTGAAGACCATCGCCCAAAAATCTGTCACCTCGGCGCGGGGAATGCTTTGGCCCTGGATCTCCTGCCAAACGATGTGATAACCCGCCGGCGTCTGTTGCCAACTGTTGGCGATCACGATCCAAACGGCGCTAAAGACCGATCCCAGAAACACCATCAAGGTGCTGAAAAGATGCATCTTCGGGCCGACGCGGTCCCAACCGAACACCAGAACCGCCAGAAAGCCGCTCTCCAAAAAGAACGCAAAGATGCCCTCGGCGGCCAGCGCGGACCCGAACACGTCGCCGACGAATCGCGAGTACGCCGCCCAGTTGGTCCCAAATTCGAACTCCATCACAATCCCGGTCGCCACGCCCATCGCAAAGTTGACGGCGAACACGCGGGTCCAAAATCGCGCCGCCGATTCCCACGCCGGATGCCCCGTGCGGACAGACGCCAACTCGCACAGGAACAGCTGCAGCCCCAAACCGATCGAAAGCGGTGGGAACAAATAGTGGAACATGATCGTTCCGGCAAACTGCAGCCGACTGAGAAGCTCGACGTCCATCATGATGGTTTTCTCAAACATGAGAAGGATTGCGACGCTGAATTCTAGGCCTGGGCACTCACCACGTGCAGCCGGTCAATTGTCGCACGCCGCCGCCGGACGGCTCGCGCCGTTCCGCTCACATCATCCGTTATTTGTGAGCGGCAGGGCGCAAGCCCAATACCGCTCAATCGAGAAGCGAAAATGAAACACCATGGCTCCCCTCTCCCCCGATTCCTGACGAGCCTAAGCGAGTCAGGAATGGGGGAGAGGGGCTGGGGGTGAGGGGGATTTATTCTGTGCGCCATTGCTGGATGACGGCAACGTTACGTTCTCGAACCCCGGTTGGATCTGGCGATATGTCGTACTCTGGAATGCGAACTACATCAAATCGACTCAGCAGAAATCGACGGTGCATCGCCCATCGGCTACGCACTTCGAAACTATCCTCCGGTGCAACCACGATCACGCGGCATCAGCTAAACCGAGTTTTCAAATTCAGTCGATCGGCCGCGCTGATCACGAGCAAACTCGGTGGCGTTGTGATTTCATCGTCTTTCGTCGTGCGGATCCCCCCTCACCCCCTGCCCCTCTCCCCCAAACAAGCCTCTGCTCGTCGCAACGTTTTCGCGTTCTAAAATCACTTGACGCGCATGATCGATCCGAATCGACCACGAGGCTTGTTTGGGGGAGAGGGGAGCCATTTTTTGGTAAGTCGCTTCTCGATTTAGCGGCAAGGCGCAAGCCCTCCGGTCCGTCAACGCGTTTCCCAACGCTGCCACCGGACGGCTCGCGCCGCATGACCTCCAGTCACTCTTGCCCCGGCAGACCCGTGACCGGCATGACGGTCGGAACCGGATCGCCCAGGTCGTGCAGCGCCTGCTCGACGGCTTCGTGTTGGACGAGCGACTTGATGAATCGTTCGCGCGTCGTGTTCTTTGCGGTCGTCCCGAGCAATTCGATGTCCCACTGGACGGTCATCCAATCGTCGGCCTGGGTCACGTGCACCTTGGATTCCATTCCTTCGTTTTGCAGGATCGCTTTCCGAATCGCCGTTGCCATCGCATCCAGTTTTGCTTGCCTGGACGCACTGACGACGAACTGGCCCGTGCTGACCGGTTCTCGCGTCGTGTCGGGAACCTCCGAGATCGCGTCGAGACGCTTGAACGTCATCACGCCGTTGTCGAACACCATTCCAAACAAATCCGAAGGCACCGAGCTACAGGCCAATTGCTGGCCGCCGCACATCTCGGTCGGACACGGACTAAATGGCAAGAACCCGACGTACCGCCAACCGTACAGACGCTTCTTGCCGCAGGCATCTTTGCTGATCACCGATTCGTAGTACCCGATCGGCACATTGGTCGCCGCGACGACAAACTTCTGCGTGCTGCCGGGGACGCTGCCGCCGGAGCCCTTGGCCGTGGGCAGGAACCCGGTTCCCGCCTTGGCCAAGTCGGCGATCGCTTGGACGCTTTCGTCAAACTGAGAATCAAGCTCTTGGTTCAGCGATGTCAGATTCCAACCATCGGTCAAGCCGACCGAGACGTTGGCCGTTCCCAGTCCGGGTCGCACGTCGATCGAATATTCTTCGGAAAAGTCCGGCAGGTATTCCAGCGAGATGGCCACGAACTCATCGCTCGGCGTCGTGGTCGATACCCTGCCTTCGGTCACCACACTGCCGCCCGGTTCAATCCGCAGGTACGGCTTGGGGCGGTAGTACCTGATTCCGGTGTCGTCAGGCCCGGGCGCCGCTCGGATTCGGACGCGCGGGGTGCAGCCCAAACTTCCTGCTGTCGCCGCCAGCAAGCCGACCGCCAACAACACGGCGGGCAAAGAATTGTGACGCATTTCTGTCTCCCATCCTTGGTACGACAAAGTAAGTTCCCACGGGGGGTGTATCGGGACTGGGGGTCCCGCGGTTCACCCGCGGCCTGCGATCACCCTGTCAGAGCGGTTGATGGGATTGGACGGATGATGCCAGCGGTAACGATCAAGCGATACGACGAACTCACACAGGATCAGTGGCGACGAGTGGTCGCGACCGCAAAACGTCACGTCAAAGCGATCACGGGTCAGTCCAGCGAAATCGGTATCGGCCGAAAATACACCGGCGGCAAACCCTTCGGATGGCAGCTTGCCATTCGCGTCTATCTGCCCCGCAAACGTCGACGCGTGGCGAAAGCGAGACGGATTCCTCCGCACTTTCAAATCCGATTAAAACGCAGCGACGGCAAATTCGACTTGCTGGTGATTCGATCGGACGTCGAGTCGCTTGCCGACTATGTACCGACCGGCGGAAGCGTCAAACTCGGAACTCATGACGCGGCCGGCGGATTCCTGCTGCGCTGGAATGGGTTCGATGGCCAAACCGAATGGGGATTCGCCACCGTCGGCCATCTGTTCGATGACACGTCCTTACGAGTCGGCTCGATCCGCGTCAATTCAACGACCCGGTTTCAATGCCGACGCTTCAAAGCGGCTGCCAAACGCGAGCACATTGATCTGGCCGTGATGGTGATCGTCGGCGAACAACAGCAGATCGAAGCGAAACTGAAACGTTGCAACTTGATCCAGACCAACAACCCGCCGGCGGTCGATCTGATGAGTATTCGCCAAGTCCACCGCGCGGCCATGCAACATCGTCGCGGCCGAACGCTGCCACCGGGCGAATCACAGGCCTTTACCGGTGAAGAGGTTTTTCCGGACGGCTTTCGATTGGGATCGCGAATCCTGGATGATTGCATTCGTGTCGGACGCTCCGCCGACGACACGTTCCGACAAGGCACTTCGGGATCGGCATGGCGGTTCGGCGATCAAGCGGCCTGCATGCAAGTCGGCGGCAAAGTGACAGAGTTCCGCGAAGGCATCGGCCAGCCCTTTGATCGTTTCCTGAACTGGATTCGATCTGCGATCGATGAATCGGCGAAGGTCGTCGCGGTTTGGTGACAGCGATGTGGGATAGGCTTCCAGCCTGTCGAGATAGCCAATGACAGGCTGGAAGCCTATCCCACGCGGGCGACAGCTCAGCGCAGCCAGGTCTTGAGGTTTCGCGACACAAATTCGTCGTCGATCAAATGCGGATAGGCATCGCACACACGATCGATCTCGTCGCGTTGGCCCGGCGAGAGTTTTTCTTTTGGATCCAGACACCGTGGGCTGGACAACAGCCCCTGGCGATACAACACCTCTTGGATGCCGGCGATACAGCCCGCGAATCCGTTGGCCGCGTCGAACAGTGCGGCGTTGCAATCGGTGACTTGCGTCGCGAGGGTCAACAATCCGCGTTGCATTTGATCGGACCCTCGGGCGCTTTTGCACGTCTGCAACAATTCAACCGCCTTTTGGGTCCAGCACGCCCAGTGGCCGAGCAAGCCGCCGACGATCTGAATTCGTTTCACGTAGTCGTTGATTCGGATTTCATAGTCGGTCAGCAGATCCAGAACGATCGCGTCGTCGTTGCCGGTGTACAGCGTGACGTCGTTTCCGCGTCGGGCCTCGGCGACCGCGCGAACCACATCCAGCGTCTTGTAGCGATCGAAAGGCGAAATCTTGATCCCGATCAAGTTCTTGATGCCGGCCAAGCGTCTCCAAAAGTCGACCGACAGAACGCGTCCGCCGACGGCGGGTTGCAGGTAAAACCCAAAAATCGGAATCTGCTCGGCGACCGCCTGACAATGCCGAATCAACTGGTCGTCGCTGGCATCCGGCAGAGCGGCCAGCGACAACAATCCGATGTGATAGCCAAGATCTCGAGCAAGCCGGGCTTCACCGATCGCCTGATCCGTCGGTCCGCAGATCCCCGCGATCAAAACGGTCTGTCGGCCGCCGGCGGTATCCAACTCACGAGCCGTTCCCGCGGCAAGCTCCAGCACGGGGCGAAGCAGATCGAGCTGGGGCTCGCGGATTTGGAACTGTGTGGTGTGAACACCGACCGCCAGACCGCCGGCACCGGCCGCGTGGTAGTAACGCGTCAGGGCGCGTTGGCTGCGGCGGTCAAAATTTCCCTCGGCATCGAGCGCCAGGGGATGTGCCGGGATCACGATGCCGCTGCGCATCGATTGCGTCACCCAGTCAGGCGGCATCGGCGCGTCGTTACCGGTTGCTTCAGAAGGCTCCATCGCGAACCTCAAAATGCGTCGGCTTGCCCAACAACGGAGCGTCCTGGCTGACCCAGTGGGCGGTCCAGCGAATCACCTGGTCCATCGGAGTCGCCGGCGCGCCCAGCAATTCGGCGCACCGGGATGCGTTGCTCAGCAGTGCGGTCTCGGATTCCTGACCGCTGAACCGGACGCTGCGGTCCATCAGCTGTCCGAACGTCTGGGCGACTTCGCGAACGGCAAAGGTTTCCAGACTGGTCAAGTTGATCGGTCGGGGCGGCGAATCGGCCAGCGGTAGGGCGCGAAGGATCAAGTCGTTCGCGTCGCCTTGCCAGATGCAATTGAAGTAGCCTTGCGTCAGGTCAATCGTCTCTCCACGAAAAACTTTCACCGCCAAATCCGTCAGCACCCCGTAGCGCAGGTCGGTCGCGTAGTTCAATCGGATCATGGCGACCGGAGTGCCATCGACGCGGGAGAAATGATCGAAGATGCGTTCGCGGCCGACCGCCGCATAGGCATACTCGCCGACCGGTGCCAAGGGATCGGATTCGATCGAGCCGCGCTGATCTGTCGGGGTAAACGGATAGACGTTTCCGGTCGAGAGCGCGACAAAGTTGGACTTCGGGTAACGCCGCATCGCACAGGCCGGCGCGATCGTGTTGACGGCCCAGGTGTGCGATGGGTTTTGCCGAGTGCCAAACTTCGATCCGACCAAGTAGACGACCGTGTCGGCGTCGGGCAATTCGTCCAACGCGTCTTGCGACAGCAGGTCGGCGGCCACGGTCTTGACTCCCCGACGATCCAGCCAGTCGCGGGCCACGGGATCGGAGAATCGGCTGACCGCAACAACCCGGGCAGCGGCCCCGGCTTGATCGATCGCGCGCTGGGCACGTGCGGCCAGGGTCGGCCCCATCTTGCCGCCGGCCCCCAAGATCACGAGGTTTCCCGACAGCGTTGCGGCCAACTCGATCAATTTCGCCGACGGCGTGATCAACAGCTCCTCGAGTTGAGCTTCGTCTTCGATGACTTCGGGAAGACCGTGGGGCGAATTCATGGGCGGTGAAATGGTGGGGCGGGTTAGGAACTCACAAGCGCGGGCATCGGCATCAAGTTAAGAAGTCACCCTCCCGTGTGCGGGAGGGTGACTTGGACTCTTGCGACTTGTGTAAACACCAATGCTACCAGGGACGTTGAACCAGGACGAGTTCCGCTTCTCCCGAAGCTCTACGAACCGGACTGTGAAACCACGACCAGACCGATGATGATCGCTGCGATCACCGCGATGGCGAGTGCCAACCGCGGCCCGCTGACGGTGTTGGACATCGGATCCAGCCGCGCTCGAATGCGTCGCACCAGCTCGTTGTGCCCGGCCTCAAACACGGGATTGTCCGGATCCCCGGCCTTCTCGCCCGAGTTGTAGCTACGTGCCGCCTCCATCATCATCGCCTGGACCTGACGGGCATTAAACGGGCGGTCGTCGGGCGACTTGGCCAATAGCTGTCCGATCACCTTGTCGATCGCTTCGGGGCAATCCACGAAGTCACGCACCGAAGGCGGCTTGCTCTTGAGATGCAGATCAAACAGCTTCGCGTAATCATCACTGAGAAAGACTTTGCGGCCGGTCAACATCTCGAACATACAGCAGCCGAGCGCGTAAAGGTCGGCCTTTCCCGAAACCGATTGCTCGCCCCGGATTTGTTCGGGCGCCATGTAGGCATGCGTCCCGACCGTGATGCCGGCGGACGTCAAGTCGCCGGCGGTCAGATCACGTGCGATCCCGAAATCCCCCAGCTTGACTTCGCCTTCGGGGGTCAAGAACAGATTGCTCGGCTTCAAGTCGCGATGGACGATGCCGATGTTGTGGGAACACTGCAACGCGCTGCAGATTTGACGGGTGATCTCGACGACCACGGTCCAGGGAAGCGGTCCGCCGAACGTCAGCAGGTCCGCAACCGTCCCGCCCGAGACCACTTCCATGGCATAAAATAGCCCTTGGTCTTCGTCGACACGGCCTCCGCCGAAGTACTGGACGATGCTCGGGTGCCGCAGCTTCTCCAGAATCATCATCTCGCGTTTGAAGCGAGCGCGAATCAGAGTGTTTTGGCTGACTTTGGGATGGAGTATCTTCAGCGCGACACTGCGCCCGGTCTCCTTTTCCGTCGCACGGTAGATCGTGCCGACGGTTCCAACACCCAGGATTTCCCCCAGCTCGTATTCGGAGAGCCGGCTGGAAGGCATCAGACGCCCGCGATGTCCGTGATCTTGACACGCGTGAACAGCTGACGGTGGCCGATGCGGCTCTTGCTGTGCTTACGCCGTCGAAACTTCTGCACGTAGATCTTCTTGCCTTGTTTCGGCCCCATCACCGAAGCGGTCACCGTGGCGCCGTCGACGGTCGGAGATCCGAGCTTCAAACCCGATTCACCTTGAACCGCAAGCACTTTCTCAAACGTCAAACTTTCACCAGCCGGCGTTTCACGGTAGTCCAGATCGACTTCCATTCCGGGCTCAACACGGTACTGACGTCCACCGTCAACAATAATGGCGTACATTTCTTGGTCTAACTTCGTCAAAATTCAATGGGTTATGCGAATTCGGGCCCCAGAGTGTATCGACCGGCATCGGCAGCGTATAGGGCTAAAAACACCAGCCCCACCAGTCTGTTCGCCCCGCCCCGCCGGATCGTTCCGATCATGCCAGCACCCCCTCCAAAACGCGGGCCCTCTCCACCCCCGTCAGTTTCATGTCCAACCCCTGAAACGGGTAACTGAAACGCTGGTGGCGGATCCCCAACAAATGCAGCATCGTGGCGTGTAAATCCCGCACGTGGGCGACATTTTCGGTCGCGTGGTACCCCAGTTCGTCGGTCGCCCCGTAGCTGATGCCCGGCTTGACGCCCCCGCCGGCCATCCACATCGAAAACCCCTTGATGTGGTGATCCCGCCCCGGTCCGCCCTTGCCCTGGTACATCGGCGTTCGGCCGAACTCGCCGCCCCAAATCACCAGCGTCTCGTCCAGCATCCCCCGCTGTTTCAAATCCTGAATCAGCGCCCACGTCGGCTGGTCGGTCAACTTGCAGCACACGTTCATGTAGCGCTGCAGATCGCCGTGGTGGTCCCAACCGCGATGGTAAAGCTGAATGAAACGCACCCCACGCTCGGCCAGCCGCCGCGCGAGCAGACAATTGCTGGCGAAGGATCCGTCGCCCGGCGTCGCGCCATACATGTCCAAAATCCGCTGCGGCTCGTCGGACATGTCCACCAGATCCGGGACCGACGTTTGCATTTGAAACGCGATCTCATAGGTCGAAAGACGCGTCTGGATCTCCGGGTCCGCATGGCGGGCAAAGCGATGCCGGTTGATCGCAGCGATCGCGTCGACGACCGCACGCTGGCCGACCTTGCCGACCCCCGCAGGCGGCTGGACGTAGTGCACGGGGACGCCGGTGCTGTTGAATTCGACACCCTGGTAGCGACTGGGCAGAAACCCGGACGACCACTGACGCGAGGCAATCGGTTGCGGATTGCGGCCGCCGACGCTGGTCATGACGACAAACCCCGGCAAGTCATCGCACTCGCTGCCCAGCCCATAGGTGACCCAAGATCCCATCGACGGACGCCCACTGATCGCGGTGCCCGTGTTCATGAAGGTGTGCGCGGGGTCATGGTTGATCTGCTCGGTGACCATCGACTTGAGGATGCACAAGTCGTCCGCCATCTTCTGATGGTAGGGCAGAAAGTCGCTGATCGTTTGCCCGCTCTCGCCGCAGCGGCGAAACGTGGTCAGCGGGCCTTGCACTTTCAACGGCTTGCCGGCGAGTTGAGCGATCGGTTGCCCGTCGGTGAACGACGCGGGCATCGGCTGGTCGTGCAGCCGCGCCAGCTCCGGTTTCTCATCAAAGGTCTCCAAGTGCGACGGCCCGCCGGCCATACACAAAAAGATCACGCGTTTGATTCGCGGCGGAAAGTGCGGTAATCCCTCAACGCCCGGCGGCAATCCCGTCGCAAGATCTGCCGACGCATCGCGAGCCAGCAAGTTCGCAAACGACGCCGCCCCCAAAGACAGGCCGCTTTTGGCGAGGAACGTTCTTCGTTTCAGTTCGTTCATTAAGGGCGATAAAGGGTTTCGTGTAAGTTGAGGACCGCCCGCGCGACGCTGGACCAGGCCGCGCGCTCGGCAGCGGACGTCTCGGCCGGCCAGGCAATCGAGACGTCCCGTGGTGTTTCCAAAAACGCGTCGCAGGCGGCCGGGTCCTTTTCAAAGCGTTTGATTTCACTCTCCAGCAAACCCGCCAGCGCAACACGTTCGGCTTGATTGGCATCGCGGCCGATCGCGATCCGCGTCGCCGTGTTGATGCGCGTCTCGATCACTGCCGGCGACGACGTCTGGTCGCTCTCCCGCAGCACCCTGGCGGCCAGCGCCTTGGCGGCGATGACGAAGGTCGGATCGTTCAACAGCGCCAATGCTTCCAGCGGTGTGTTGCTCCGCGGGCGCTCGGCCGTGCATTCCTCACGACTCGGTGCGTCGAGTGCTTTGAGCGTCGGATGCAAAAACTGACGCTGCCAATGGGTGTAAACCCCGCGCCGCCACAGCATCCGGCCCCGGTCAGGCGTGTAGATTCGCCCGGGAAAGTTCAAATGCCGATAGTAGCCACTGGGTTGATACGGCCGAACGCTGCGTCCGCCGACCTGATGATCCAGCAACCCGGCCATGTCCAACACCGCATCGCGGACGGTTTCCGCCGGCAAACGATGCCCCGATTGTGACGCGGCCAGGTCGTTGTAGGGATCCAGTTTGCGACGTGATTCCCGCATCACCACCGCCTGGCGATAGGTTTCGCTGGTGACAATTTGACGAACCGTGGCCTTGAGGTCCCAGCCGGATTCCATCAAGACGACGGCCAGATGATCCAATAAATCAGGATTCGTCGGAGGTCTGCCCTGGCCGCCGAAATCGCCGAGCGTCGGACTGATGCCGCGTCCGCTGTACAGGTACCACAACCGATTCGCAAACACACGTGCGGTCAACCCGCCGATGCCCCGCTCGACATCAAACAACCAATTTGCCAAGTCCAAACGCGTGGCCCGTGCCTCGTCCGGCAAACCGGCAAACTCACCGATCTGGCCCAAAAACTCCGGAACCGCCGGCTGCATCACGTCGCCGCTTTCGTCCAACCAATTACCGCGTGGCAGGAAACGAACCGTCCGCGGCGGTATCGCCCGGGTGACCATCGTCCGCTGCTTGCGTGCCACGATCGCATCACGCTCCTTTTGCAGCGATTTGAGTTGATCGGAATCCTTCCCTGCTTCGGCGGATTCGATCGCGGCATCCAATTCAGCCAGCCGCAGCCGATCGGTACGCCCCAAAACATCGATCTCCGGTTCCCTGCGGGTCGGCAGCGCGTTGGTGCCATTTTTAAAGTGCTTTTCTTCGTCGATGTCGGCAAAGAATGCGGCCAGCGAATAAAAGTCCTTGGACGTGTACGGGTCATACTTGTGGTCATGGCACTGCGCGCAGCCCATCGTCGCGGCCATCCAAACGGCGGAAACATTGCGCACGCGATCGGCGGCGTAAATCGCCAAGTACTCTTTCGGTTGCAGTCCACCCTCGTGTGTGGTTTGCAGCAAGCGGTTGTATCCACTGGCGATCTGTTGCTCAATCGTCGGGTTTTCCAGCAAGTCGCCGGCCAGTTGTTCACGGCTGAAACGATCCAGCGGCAGGTTGTCGTTGATCGCATCGATCACGTAGTCACGGTACGGTGCGATGTTGTGGATTTGATCGCCGTGATAGCCGACCGTGTCGGCAAAACGAACCAGATCCAACCAGTATTCGGCAAACTGTTCTCCGAACGCCGGCGACGCGAGCAACGCGTTGACACGCCGTTCATACGCATCCGGACGATCATCGGCGACGAAGGCCGCGATCTGGTCGTAGCTGGGCGGCAACCCGGTCAGATCCAGGTGCAGCCGACGAAGCTGATCGCGACGCGTCGCGCGCGGTGCGGGCTGCAGCGGACCGCGCGCCAACTCCGCCCGCACCAGAGAATCGATGACGCCCGCATCCGGCTCGACCCCGCCGGCCCCGTCGCCCGATTCCAGCGCCGCTGCCTCGGGCACCGCCACCGGCCCGGGTTGGACATAGGCCCAATAGGCTTCGTACTCCGCCCCCTGGTCAATCCAGCGCCGCAGAATCTCCAATTCCGCTTCGGTGACGCGTTTGCCGGTTTCCGGCGGCGGCATCTGAACATCGGGATCGGGATCCAAGATCCGCGCGATCAATTCACTCGCGTCGGCGCTGCCCGGTTCGATCGCCACCCCATAGGCCGCTTCGGACTGATCGAGCCGCAAATCAGCCGCACGATGCGATTCCTCCGGGCCATGACAAAAAAAGCACTTGTCGCTCAAAATCGGCCGCACGTCACGATTGAACGACAGCGGTCGCTCCGCCGCCGCAATCGCCCCCAGGGGCACAAGGACAGACAGCATGGCGAGCGAGCTGACCCGAAACGAGAAAGGCGTTGGATTCACGAGGAATTTCGCGGGGGCGGGGATTGGGGCAGGCTGGGGCACCTGCATTCTACTCGCACTGCAGCCCCCGACACAAACTTGCCGAGGATCTCAGATCTGGAGTCTCCAATGGCGAAGCCGTCGCGAAATCCCGCCGGAGTCCGTGGTCGAAAAATGCTCCCCAACCGCTAAACTGCCCGTCTGACGTCTCCACCACCCAACCCCTCGATCCGATGGCCACCACCATGCCCCAGAGTCTGACCGCACAGGACGCTTGGAAAAACTTGAACGCCCACTACGAGCAAATCAAGTCAAAGCATCTGCGAGAGCTGTTTGCCGCCGATCCGCAACGTGGCCAAACCTTCTCGCTCGAAGCCGTCGGGCTGTACTTGGATTACTCCAAAAACCGCATCGACGCCGAAACCGTTTCGTTGTTGGTCAAGCTGGCCGAGGCGGCCGGTTTGAAGGAACGGATCGAGGCGATGATGACCGGCGAAAAAATCAACACGACCGAAGACCGGGCGGTGCTGCACACGGCGCTGCGGGCGCCACGCGATGCGACGGTCCAGTTCGAAGGTCAAAACGTGGTTCCCGATGTCCACGCGGTGCTGGACAAGATGTCGGCGTTTTGTGATTCCATCACCAGCGGCCAGTGGACCGGACACACCGGCGCACCGATTCGCAACATCGTCAACGTCGGAATCGGTGGCTCGGATCTCGGGCCGGTGATGGCCTACGAAGCGCTGCGTCATTACAGCAATCGTGATCTGACGCTGCGGTTTGTCTCCAACGTCGACGGCACCGACTTTGCCGAAGCCACGCGCGATCTGGATCCGGCCGAGACCCTGTTCATCATCGCGTCAAAGACCTTCACCACCCAAGAAACGATGACCAACGCGCACACCGCGCGGACCTGGTTGCTGGAAAAGCTCGGCGCCGATGACTCGGCCGTCGCCAAACACTTCGTCGCCCTGTCGACCAACGCCGAGCAGGTCGCCGCGTTCGGCATCGACACCGACAACATGTTCGGGTTCTGGGACTGGGTCGGCGGCCGCTACTCGATGGACTCCGCGATCGGACTGTCCACGATGTTGGCCATCGGTCCGGACCAATTCCGTGAAATGCTGGGCGGATTCCACGAAATGGACCAACACTACCGAACCGCGCCGCTGGAAGCAAACCTGCCGGTGCTGCTGGGCTTGCTGACGGTCTGGTACACCGACTTCTTCGGTTCCCAGACCACCGCCGTGTTGCCCTACGATCAATACCTCAATCGCTTTCCAGCCTACCTGCAACAACTGACGATGGAAAGCAACGGCAAGTCGGTCACACTGGCCGGCGACCGTGTCGACTATGACACCAGTCCGATCTATTGGGGCGAACCGGGGACCAACGGCCAACACTCGTTCTATCAGTTGATCCATCAAGGCACACACCTGATCCCCTGCGACTTCATCGCGTTCGCCAAGTCGCTCAATCCGATCGGCGATCACCACGACAAATTGAGCGCAAACGTGTTTGCCCAAGGCGAAGCGTTGGCGATGGGCAAGACGCGTGAGGAAGTGTTGGCCGAAGGCACGTCGGAGGAACTCGCACAGCACCGTGTTTTCGAAGGCAACCGCCCCTCCAACACGCTGCTGATCGATTCGCTGACCCCGGCGGTGCTCGGCAAACTGGTCGCCCTGTATGAACACAGCGTGTTCACCCAAGGCGTGATCT
Encoded here:
- the pgi gene encoding glucose-6-phosphate isomerase, which gives rise to MATTMPQSLTAQDAWKNLNAHYEQIKSKHLRELFAADPQRGQTFSLEAVGLYLDYSKNRIDAETVSLLVKLAEAAGLKERIEAMMTGEKINTTEDRAVLHTALRAPRDATVQFEGQNVVPDVHAVLDKMSAFCDSITSGQWTGHTGAPIRNIVNVGIGGSDLGPVMAYEALRHYSNRDLTLRFVSNVDGTDFAEATRDLDPAETLFIIASKTFTTQETMTNAHTARTWLLEKLGADDSAVAKHFVALSTNAEQVAAFGIDTDNMFGFWDWVGGRYSMDSAIGLSTMLAIGPDQFREMLGGFHEMDQHYRTAPLEANLPVLLGLLTVWYTDFFGSQTTAVLPYDQYLNRFPAYLQQLTMESNGKSVTLAGDRVDYDTSPIYWGEPGTNGQHSFYQLIHQGTHLIPCDFIAFAKSLNPIGDHHDKLSANVFAQGEALAMGKTREEVLAEGTSEELAQHRVFEGNRPSNTLLIDSLTPAVLGKLVALYEHSVFTQGVIWQVNPFDQWGVELGKVLAKKIVPELQSADAPLDHDSSTNTLIQRYRSLK
- a CDS encoding PSD1 and planctomycete cytochrome C domain-containing protein; translated protein: MLSVLVPLGAIAAAERPLSFNRDVRPILSDKCFFCHGPEESHRAADLRLDQSEAAYGVAIEPGSADASELIARILDPDPDVQMPPPETGKRVTEAELEILRRWIDQGAEYEAYWAYVQPGPVAVPEAAALESGDGAGGVEPDAGVIDSLVRAELARGPLQPAPRATRRDQLRRLHLDLTGLPPSYDQIAAFVADDRPDAYERRVNALLASPAFGEQFAEYWLDLVRFADTVGYHGDQIHNIAPYRDYVIDAINDNLPLDRFSREQLAGDLLENPTIEQQIASGYNRLLQTTHEGGLQPKEYLAIYAADRVRNVSAVWMAATMGCAQCHDHKYDPYTSKDFYSLAAFFADIDEEKHFKNGTNALPTRREPEIDVLGRTDRLRLAELDAAIESAEAGKDSDQLKSLQKERDAIVARKQRTMVTRAIPPRTVRFLPRGNWLDESGDVMQPAVPEFLGQIGEFAGLPDEARATRLDLANWLFDVERGIGGLTARVFANRLWYLYSGRGISPTLGDFGGQGRPPTNPDLLDHLAVVLMESGWDLKATVRQIVTSETYRQAVVMRESRRKLDPYNDLAASQSGHRLPAETVRDAVLDMAGLLDHQVGGRSVRPYQPSGYYRHLNFPGRIYTPDRGRMLWRRGVYTHWQRQFLHPTLKALDAPSREECTAERPRSNTPLEALALLNDPTFVIAAKALAARVLRESDQTSSPAVIETRINTATRIAIGRDANQAERVALAGLLESEIKRFEKDPAACDAFLETPRDVSIAWPAETSAAERAAWSSVARAVLNLHETLYRP